CGGGACAGCCGCGGTTCATGACAGGGCCGCCTCCAGGGCGGCGAGTCGGGCCTGCAGATCGGCCACGGTCGCCTCGAGCGTTGCGATACGGTCGCTGACCGCCGCCGTCGCCGGCTCCGGGGCGGGGCGCAGGCCGGCAGCAACAGGGTCCGGCGCGGATGGAATCCGGGCCGTCTCGGCCACGACTGGCTCGTCTGCAGGCTCATGCGCCGGATCGGTGCCCACACCGGCTCCCGTGGCTGCGGGCGTCCCGATGCCCAGTTCCCTGCGGACCTTGTCGAGTTTCTCCGGGGGCAGCAGGCCATGGGTCAGCATCCGCCCCCGGCCGGGGGGCGAGAGCCAGACCACGAGCCTGCGGGCCGCGAGGGCGTCGAGGTGCTGCCGGAGCGCGTCGAGGTCGGGGATCGGGTCCATGCGGCTCGCCCGGCCGCGCAGGTCACCTTCCGTCTGCGCACCGCGCAGGAGCAGTTCGCCGAGGATGGCGAGCTCCTCCTTGCCGACGCCGAGCCATTCGTAGGCCAGGTGGCGATACCGCGGGATCCGGCCGCTGCCGAAGACCTCGGCCGCCGCGCCGCTCGTCCGCAGGCTGGCGATCGCCCGCGTCACCTGCTCCTCGTCGAGCGTCATCAGCGGGTCGCGGTTGCTTTTCTGGTTGCAGCCGGTGACCAGCGCGTTGAGCGAGAGCGGATACTGGTCGGGCGTGGTCTTGCCCTTCTCGATGAGCACGCCGAGCACGCGCCGCTCGTTGGCGTCGAGCGGCCGGATGCTCCCGGTCGCCTCGGGTTCGGTGTCCATCTGGCCGCCTCCTGTGCGGGCATCGTACCGCATGTCCCCTGAACGCGCCGCCGGATTGCGGCCGGCGGGAGCGTATCAGGCGAGCAGGTCGCTGATCACGTGGGCCGGCTCCACGCCGGTGAGCCGCTGATCGAGCCCGAGGTGGCGGTAAGAGAACCGCTCGTGGTCGAAGCCGAGAAGGTGGAGCACCGTGGCGTGGAAGTCACGGATGTGCACCGGGTCGCGGACGATGTTGTAGGAGAAGTCGTCGGTCGCGCCGTGGATCTGCCCCGGCCGGGCGCCACCGCCGGCCATCCACATCGTGAAGCAGCGCGGGTGGTGGTCGCGGCCGTAGTTGTCCCGCGAGAGGTTGCCCTGCGAGTAGACCGTCCGGCCGAACTCGCCCCCCCAGATGACGAGCGTGTCGTCGAGCATGCCGCGCTGCTTGAGGTCCTGCACCAAGCCCCAGCAGGCCTGATCGACGTCTTTGCACTGGCTGGGCAGCCGACCGGCGACGTTGTTGTGGGTGTCCCAGTTGTTGTGGTAGATCTGCACGAACCGCACCCCACGCTCCACCAGTCGCCGGGCCATGAGCGCCGTGTTGGCGAACGTGCCCGACTTCTTCGCGGCCTCGCCGTAGAGCGCGAACGTCGCCGCCGGCTCGGAGCCGATATCGACCAGTTCGGGCACGCTGGCCTGCATCCGGTAGGCCATCTCGTACTGGGCGATTCGCGTCAGCGTCTCCGGATCGCCCACCTGCTCGGCGAGCCGCTGGTTCAGGTCCCGGATGCCGTCGAGCGTTGTGCGCCGCACCGCGCCGGCGACACCGGGTGGATTGTTGATGTACAGGATCGGGTCACCGGCACTGCGAAAGCTCACGCCCGCGTGCTCCCCCGGCAGGTAG
The DNA window shown above is from Planctomycetia bacterium and carries:
- a CDS encoding UPF0502 protein — its product is MDTEPEATGSIRPLDANERRVLGVLIEKGKTTPDQYPLSLNALVTGCNQKSNRDPLMTLDEEQVTRAIASLRTSGAAAEVFGSGRIPRYRHLAYEWLGVGKEELAILGELLLRGAQTEGDLRGRASRMDPIPDLDALRQHLDALAARRLVVWLSPPGRGRMLTHGLLPPEKLDKVRRELGIGTPAATGAGVGTDPAHEPADEPVVAETARIPSAPDPVAAGLRPAPEPATAAVSDRIATLEATVADLQARLAALEAALS
- a CDS encoding sulfatase codes for the protein MPDPHSPVASSLGDLGLSLTRRRFFAAGSHLLGGVALTTLVPGAAAAAASSTPPADFMRVPGAAGPHFAPKAKRVIYLHMVGGPPQQDLYDHKPVMADWYDKDLPETIRNGQRLTTMTSGQKRFPIAPSKYKFARHGESGMWVSELLPYTARMVDDMCFIRSMHTEAINHEPAITYMQTGNQISGRPCLGSWASYGLGSCNEDLPRFVVLVAKSTNTEQVQAIGGRLWSSGYLPGEHAGVSFRSAGDPILYINNPPGVAGAVRRTTLDGIRDLNQRLAEQVGDPETLTRIAQYEMAYRMQASVPELVDIGSEPAATFALYGEAAKKSGTFANTALMARRLVERGVRFVQIYHNNWDTHNNVAGRLPSQCKDVDQACWGLVQDLKQRGMLDDTLVIWGGEFGRTVYSQGNLSRDNYGRDHHPRCFTMWMAGGGARPGQIHGATDDFSYNIVRDPVHIRDFHATVLHLLGFDHERFSYRHLGLDQRLTGVEPAHVISDLLA